A single genomic interval of Amycolatopsis albispora harbors:
- a CDS encoding TetR/AcrR family transcriptional regulator C-terminal domain-containing protein, whose amino-acid sequence MMAHTEWTLRALDGLGLDAAIKVREALTLHSLVVSAARAMAAEAETELETGVTLAGWWLTQRERTGDLLDSGRFPLLATIPEETVADLDGLFEYGLARHLDGFAALLAGL is encoded by the coding sequence ATGATGGCGCACACCGAATGGACGTTGCGTGCGCTCGACGGGCTCGGCCTTGACGCGGCAATCAAGGTCCGGGAAGCGCTCACCCTGCACTCGCTGGTCGTCAGCGCGGCGCGGGCCATGGCGGCGGAGGCCGAAACGGAACTGGAGACGGGCGTGACGCTGGCCGGGTGGTGGCTGACGCAGCGCGAACGCACCGGCGACCTGCTCGACAGCGGCCGCTTCCCGCTGCTGGCCACGATCCCCGAAGAGACGGTGGCGGACCTGGATGGCCTGTTCGAGTACGGCCTCGCCCGCCACCTCGACGGCTTCGCCGCGCTGCTGGCGGGTTTGTAG
- a CDS encoding glycosyltransferase has translation MHTGVERGLVSVITPVHPPSLAHLDETYRSLAAQELPAGWSWEWLVQADGDGDLLTGRLPDDPRVRPGHNRKGGPGVTRTMAAGRARGELVKNLDADDLLLPGALAREITALADESLGWTTCKALDLLPDGSHAAFDDDPAEGVLAPGSVLRHWRTHNHRPPVHGTTLCLRRDLLLMLGGWSPLPASEDTGLLLAANAVAPGYFIATPGLLYRKWPGQVTQSPAHTDPDEQRIRMHLIGSRAEALLARFTSNR, from the coding sequence GTGCACACCGGAGTCGAGCGAGGGCTGGTCAGCGTGATCACGCCGGTCCACCCGCCCAGCCTGGCCCATCTGGACGAGACCTACCGTTCCCTGGCGGCGCAGGAGCTTCCGGCGGGCTGGTCGTGGGAATGGCTGGTGCAGGCCGACGGGGACGGCGACCTGCTCACCGGGCGCCTGCCCGACGATCCGCGCGTGCGCCCCGGGCACAACCGCAAAGGCGGCCCCGGTGTCACACGCACGATGGCGGCCGGCCGCGCCCGCGGTGAACTGGTGAAGAACCTCGACGCCGACGACCTCCTGCTGCCGGGCGCGCTCGCCAGGGAGATCACCGCACTGGCCGACGAGTCGCTCGGCTGGACCACGTGCAAAGCGCTCGACCTGCTCCCGGACGGCAGCCACGCCGCTTTCGACGACGACCCGGCCGAGGGCGTGCTCGCGCCGGGCAGCGTGCTCCGGCACTGGCGGACGCACAACCACCGCCCGCCGGTCCACGGCACCACCCTGTGCCTCCGGCGCGACCTGCTCCTGATGTTGGGCGGCTGGTCCCCTTTGCCCGCTTCGGAGGACACCGGCCTCCTGCTGGCCGCGAACGCCGTGGCGCCCGGGTACTTCATCGCCACCCCGGGCCTGCTCTACCGGAAGTGGCCGGGGCAGGTCACCCAGTCCCCCGCCCACACCGACCCGGACGAGCAGCGGATCCGCATGCACCTGATCGGCTCCCGAGCCGAGGCACTCCTGGCGAGGTTCACCAGCAACCGGTAA
- a CDS encoding nucleotidyltransferase domain-containing protein, with the protein MTAEAVAAESARAFQEAFGDRLTAVYLLGSLAYGGFSPAVSDIDLALVLADSRDGDRETVDAVSEELRGRGGMYGKLSVFWASLGALSEGRDDGRFPALDRLQLADRSRLLTGVSVESKVARPEAAELALESARFAVGVLATDEVVAEFHQPRRLLSDAVWFTKAVLFPVRFLYSAMESGGRAATNDEAIEWYLARQGAPGKSLVGVAAGVRAGEPLAVGAEIAPELRELYRYYLDEVMARVEDADLVAAYGRWREKLS; encoded by the coding sequence GTGACGGCTGAGGCCGTCGCTGCCGAAAGCGCTCGTGCGTTCCAGGAGGCGTTCGGAGACCGGCTGACTGCCGTCTATTTGCTGGGAAGCCTTGCGTACGGCGGGTTTTCGCCCGCAGTGAGCGACATCGACCTCGCGCTGGTGCTCGCGGATTCGCGGGACGGCGATCGTGAGACCGTCGATGCGGTGTCCGAGGAACTGCGTGGGCGCGGCGGGATGTACGGGAAGCTCTCGGTTTTCTGGGCCTCGCTGGGCGCGTTGAGCGAAGGCCGAGACGACGGGCGTTTTCCCGCGCTGGATCGGCTTCAGTTGGCTGACCGCAGCCGGTTGCTGACCGGCGTTTCGGTCGAAAGCAAGGTGGCTCGTCCGGAGGCCGCGGAGTTGGCGCTGGAGAGCGCGCGGTTCGCGGTCGGTGTGCTCGCTACTGACGAGGTGGTCGCGGAGTTCCACCAGCCGCGCCGTCTGCTTTCGGATGCGGTGTGGTTCACGAAGGCTGTGTTGTTCCCGGTGCGTTTCCTGTACAGCGCCATGGAGTCCGGCGGCCGCGCGGCGACGAACGACGAGGCGATCGAGTGGTACCTGGCGCGGCAAGGGGCGCCGGGGAAGTCGCTGGTCGGGGTGGCCGCGGGGGTGCGTGCGGGGGAGCCGCTGGCGGTCGGGGCGGAGATCGCGCCCGAATTGCGCGAGTTGTACCGGTATTACCTTGACGAGGTGATGGCGCGGGTGGAGGACGCTGACCTTGTTGCCGCTTACGGCCGGTGGCGGGAGAAGTTGAGCTGA
- a CDS encoding GTP-binding protein, with translation MASSSTDGSAADNVPTPVKIIVAGGFGAGKTTMVGSVSEIPPLTTEEVLTEASAGVDDLSGVERKHTTTVALDFGRITISPRHVLYLFGTPGQARFWFMWDDLARGAIGTIVLVDTRRLETSFAAIDFFERRKIPFIVAVNCFDAAPRYAAEEIREALVVPDRVPIVMCDARDRDSSKLALIRLVKHAMTVLPVPA, from the coding sequence ATGGCCTCATCAAGTACTGACGGCTCCGCGGCGGACAACGTCCCGACCCCGGTCAAGATCATCGTCGCTGGCGGGTTCGGTGCCGGGAAGACCACGATGGTCGGCTCGGTCAGCGAAATCCCGCCGCTGACCACCGAGGAGGTGCTGACCGAGGCGAGCGCCGGCGTGGACGACCTGTCCGGTGTGGAGCGCAAGCACACCACCACGGTCGCGCTCGACTTCGGCCGGATCACCATCTCGCCGCGGCACGTGCTCTACCTGTTCGGCACGCCGGGGCAGGCGCGCTTCTGGTTCATGTGGGACGACCTGGCGCGCGGCGCGATCGGCACCATCGTGCTGGTCGACACCCGGCGGCTGGAGACCAGCTTCGCCGCGATCGACTTCTTCGAGCGCCGGAAGATCCCGTTCATCGTCGCGGTGAACTGCTTCGACGCGGCACCCCGGTACGCCGCGGAGGAGATCCGCGAGGCGCTGGTGGTGCCGGACCGGGTGCCGATCGTGATGTGTGATGCTCGCGACCGTGACTCGAGCAAACTCGCGTTGATCCGCTTGGTGAAGCACGCGATGACGGTCCTGCCAGTACCAGCTTGA
- a CDS encoding DUF742 domain-containing protein produces the protein MSGEDGWYDEAAGPLVRPYTITSGRTPAETAQLDLSTQVMTLRQEQEPAGLGPEHQAIVRLCRNPVSIAEIAVYVKIPLGVVRVLCGDLIERGLVITRSPTHHPAQAPNLETLQAVLDGLIKY, from the coding sequence GTGAGCGGGGAGGACGGCTGGTATGACGAGGCCGCCGGGCCGCTGGTCCGGCCATACACGATCACCAGCGGCCGCACCCCCGCCGAGACCGCCCAGCTGGACCTGTCCACGCAGGTGATGACCCTGCGGCAGGAGCAGGAACCGGCCGGGCTCGGCCCCGAGCACCAGGCGATCGTCCGGCTGTGCCGCAATCCGGTGTCCATCGCCGAGATCGCGGTGTACGTGAAGATCCCGCTCGGGGTGGTCCGCGTGCTGTGCGGCGACCTGATCGAGCGCGGTCTGGTGATCACCCGTTCCCCCACCCACCACCCGGCGCAGGCGCCGAACCTCGAAACTCTCCAGGCGGTTCTCGATGGCCTCATCAAGTACTGA
- a CDS encoding roadblock/LC7 domain-containing protein, translated as MNEYGNAKPDLNWLLDDVVNRVVGAQNAIVLSADGLLIGKSAGMSKDDSDQLSAIASSLQSLAKGVSKQFARGAVLQNMIEMELGYLFVSAAGQGACLAVLAGENVDVEMIAYEMSRLVKRVGDYLTSAPREAAHALREAT; from the coding sequence ATGAACGAGTACGGGAACGCCAAACCCGATCTCAACTGGCTGCTCGACGACGTGGTGAACCGGGTCGTCGGCGCGCAGAACGCCATCGTGCTGTCCGCTGACGGCCTGCTCATCGGCAAGTCGGCAGGCATGAGCAAGGACGACTCGGACCAGCTGTCGGCCATCGCGTCGAGCCTGCAGAGCCTGGCCAAGGGGGTGAGCAAGCAGTTCGCCCGCGGCGCGGTGCTGCAGAACATGATCGAGATGGAACTCGGTTACCTGTTCGTCTCCGCGGCCGGTCAGGGTGCCTGCCTCGCCGTGCTGGCGGGGGAGAACGTCGACGTGGAGATGATCGCCTACGAGATGAGCAGGCTGGTCAAGCGCGTCGGCGACTACCTCACCTCCGCTCCCCGTGAAGCCGCGCACGCCCTCCGGGAGGCCACGTGA
- a CDS encoding ATP-binding protein gives MQNKDDADKPYDKSIRKRLTRTVLIPSVTLLVLWTALSSYFFINGLYVRLVAASVREVSIPAATALAAFQQERQTALQYLDNPSVGQARLQDQQRATDEKLSALQAAFDSTISSAPDEIATKVNGLKSQFEQLPVLRSQINFRSIDRGQVNDYYNGVLDAASNLFDTQARVVPDAEAAHGGVTATIVFRAGDLMSRETSLVSTAFAAKAFDPDDFVQFTQLSGAYRTQLSQIEPFLDPEVRAQYQALTASPAWDQLANAEEALVKRGPWAGAQANNLPVSEADWQSAASQVANSLNDLAIKQADKVSAAAIDSGDAQLRNAIIGSILALLASLAAIIVAVRVSRSLVDRTLMTRLARLRDDALDLARNRLPRIVGRLKDGEPVDLKQELPQLDHGRDEIGQVAEAFNAAQLTAVNAAASEAKARSGVHNVFLGIAHRNQVLVHQQLQILDEMESREENSTQLASLFQLDHLAARARRTTENLIILGGKQPGRRWRKPVPLMEVLRAAISETEQYARVQVEQVADVAIVGVAVADTIHLIAELVDNATSFSPPGSPVEVTSRLVARGVVVDVSDQGLGMKDGVRQWANEMMAEAPEFDAMALRADSSLGLFVVARLASKLGITVTFDPSRYGGLRATVLIPSQHLAGKETDHHGEAEFASQEDNGVLASVGAPASPVQAQESSAPTMNTPSSFTDQIPLKREVKPRPYPARAHTPESGTPLVFTEAKHAAPPEPPPEPPVADDRPRLPRREPQQNLVAQLEHEPDDDVQQSVAPGEGTARTLAAFHKGTRRGRDGDADS, from the coding sequence GTGCAGAACAAAGATGACGCCGACAAGCCGTACGACAAGTCGATCCGGAAGCGGCTGACCCGGACCGTTCTCATCCCCAGCGTGACGCTGCTGGTGCTGTGGACCGCGCTGTCTTCGTACTTCTTCATCAACGGTCTCTACGTGCGCCTGGTCGCCGCGTCGGTGCGTGAGGTGTCCATTCCGGCCGCTACCGCACTGGCCGCGTTCCAGCAGGAACGCCAGACAGCCTTGCAGTACCTGGACAATCCGTCGGTCGGGCAGGCGCGGCTGCAGGACCAGCAGCGCGCCACCGACGAGAAGCTTTCCGCGCTGCAGGCCGCCTTCGATTCCACCATCTCCAGCGCGCCCGACGAGATCGCCACCAAGGTGAATGGGCTGAAGAGCCAGTTCGAGCAGTTGCCGGTGCTGCGCTCGCAGATCAACTTCCGCAGCATCGACCGCGGGCAGGTCAACGACTACTACAACGGCGTGCTGGACGCGGCGTCGAACCTGTTCGACACGCAGGCCCGCGTGGTGCCCGACGCCGAAGCTGCGCACGGTGGCGTCACGGCGACCATCGTGTTCCGCGCGGGCGACCTGATGTCGCGGGAAACCTCGCTTGTCTCGACCGCCTTCGCGGCCAAGGCCTTCGACCCCGACGACTTCGTCCAGTTCACCCAGCTGTCCGGCGCCTACCGCACGCAGCTGAGCCAGATCGAGCCGTTCCTCGACCCCGAGGTCCGTGCCCAGTACCAGGCGCTGACCGCGAGCCCGGCGTGGGACCAGCTCGCGAACGCCGAGGAGGCGCTGGTCAAGCGCGGCCCCTGGGCGGGCGCGCAGGCGAACAACCTGCCGGTGTCCGAAGCGGACTGGCAGAGCGCCGCGAGCCAGGTCGCGAACAGCCTCAACGACCTCGCCATCAAGCAGGCGGACAAGGTGTCCGCGGCCGCGATCGACTCCGGTGACGCCCAGCTGCGCAACGCCATCATCGGCAGCATCCTGGCGCTGCTGGCCTCGCTGGCGGCGATCATCGTCGCGGTGCGGGTGTCCCGCTCGCTCGTCGACCGCACGCTGATGACCCGCCTCGCCCGCCTGCGCGACGACGCGCTCGACCTCGCCCGCAACCGCCTGCCGCGCATCGTCGGCCGGCTGAAGGACGGCGAACCCGTTGACCTGAAACAGGAACTCCCGCAGCTCGACCACGGTCGCGACGAGATCGGCCAGGTGGCGGAGGCGTTCAACGCCGCCCAGCTCACCGCGGTCAACGCGGCGGCGAGCGAGGCCAAGGCCCGCAGCGGTGTGCACAACGTGTTCCTCGGCATCGCCCACCGCAACCAGGTCCTGGTCCACCAGCAGCTGCAGATCCTCGACGAGATGGAAAGCCGCGAGGAGAACTCGACGCAGCTGGCCTCGTTGTTCCAGCTCGACCACCTCGCCGCCCGCGCCCGCCGCACCACCGAGAACCTGATCATTCTCGGCGGCAAGCAGCCGGGCCGCCGCTGGCGCAAGCCGGTGCCGCTGATGGAGGTGCTGCGCGCCGCGATCTCGGAGACCGAGCAGTACGCGCGGGTCCAGGTCGAGCAGGTCGCCGACGTCGCCATCGTCGGCGTCGCGGTGGCCGACACCATTCACCTGATCGCCGAGCTGGTCGACAACGCGACCTCGTTCTCCCCGCCCGGTTCCCCGGTCGAGGTGACCAGCCGCCTGGTCGCCCGCGGTGTGGTGGTGGACGTGTCCGACCAGGGCCTCGGCATGAAGGACGGCGTCCGCCAGTGGGCCAACGAGATGATGGCCGAGGCGCCCGAATTCGACGCGATGGCCCTGCGGGCCGACTCCAGTCTCGGCCTGTTCGTGGTCGCGCGGCTGGCGAGCAAGCTCGGCATCACCGTCACCTTCGATCCGTCGCGGTACGGCGGCCTCCGCGCCACCGTGCTCATCCCCAGCCAGCACCTGGCCGGGAAGGAGACGGACCACCACGGCGAAGCGGAATTCGCGTCGCAGGAGGACAACGGGGTCCTCGCGTCAGTCGGCGCTCCGGCGTCACCGGTCCAGGCACAGGAAAGCTCCGCTCCGACGATGAACACGCCCAGCTCGTTCACCGACCAGATCCCGCTGAAGCGAGAGGTGAAGCCGAGGCCGTACCCGGCACGCGCGCACACCCCCGAATCCGGCACCCCGTTGGTGTTCACCGAGGCCAAGCACGCGGCCCCACCGGAGCCGCCGCCCGAGCCGCCGGTGGCCGACGACCGCCCGCGGCTGCCCCGGCGCGAGCCGCAGCAGAACCTCGTCGCCCAGCTCGAGCACGAACCGGACGACGACGTCCAGCAGTCGGTGGCACCGGGTGAGGGCACCGCGCGCACCCTCGCCGCGTTCCACAAGGGCACCCGTCGCGGCCGCGACGGGGACGCCGATTCGTAG
- a CDS encoding SLC13 family permease codes for MLKIAARAEPAGPTAAPVPRWPFGLAGAAVVLTALHFSLPGPGSGLPEAGRTTLVVFAGATLFWLFGRNDTYVGFAALLALILLGVLDADQVFAALGGDTVWLLISAFVLAAGISATGLPARAAITLCTRAGRPRTLFHLVTAWLVLTAFAIPATSGRAALALPVFLALAQAFRDRPALVRALALLMPTVILLSAAATLTGAGAHLITVEILAGSTGSGISFGQWLLLGVPIAVLTSHLAAELVLLLMTRRADRRQPLLVDPRHLAEEAGVELGRLNLVQLRALAVLALVVTLWCTESWHGLSAALVALAGAVLITVPKAGTVALDSALSSVPWSLLLFMVATTALGSALNQSGAAQWLAEAAMGHHTGNAFVVLAGIVGVSVAAHLVLQSRSARSSVLVPLILPLAAVSGLNPVAAAFASTVAAGFCHTLPASAKPVALFSGISTVPTYHRSDLLKLSVLLGPLVAGLVLLFATAVWPRLGLPLYLQEMK; via the coding sequence ATGCTCAAGATCGCGGCGCGTGCCGAACCGGCCGGGCCCACCGCCGCACCCGTACCGCGCTGGCCGTTCGGCCTGGCAGGGGCCGCGGTCGTACTGACCGCACTGCACTTTTCCCTGCCCGGGCCCGGTTCCGGCCTGCCCGAGGCAGGCCGGACCACCCTGGTCGTTTTCGCCGGTGCCACGCTGTTCTGGCTGTTCGGCCGGAATGACACGTATGTCGGCTTCGCCGCTTTGCTCGCGCTGATCCTGCTCGGAGTGCTGGACGCCGACCAGGTTTTCGCCGCGCTCGGCGGGGACACGGTGTGGTTGCTGATTTCGGCATTCGTGCTGGCAGCGGGGATCTCGGCGACCGGACTGCCGGCCCGGGCCGCGATCACGTTGTGCACCAGGGCGGGTCGGCCAAGAACGCTGTTCCACCTGGTCACCGCGTGGCTGGTGCTCACGGCTTTCGCCATCCCGGCCACCTCGGGCCGCGCCGCGCTGGCGCTGCCGGTGTTCCTCGCACTGGCACAGGCATTCCGCGACCGCCCGGCGCTGGTCCGAGCACTGGCCCTGCTGATGCCGACGGTCATCCTGCTGTCCGCGGCGGCCACGCTGACCGGTGCGGGAGCCCACCTGATCACCGTCGAAATCCTCGCCGGGTCGACCGGTTCCGGCATCTCGTTTGGACAGTGGCTGCTGCTCGGCGTGCCCATCGCTGTGCTGACCAGCCATCTCGCGGCCGAGTTGGTGCTACTGCTGATGACGCGACGAGCCGACCGGCGGCAACCGTTGCTTGTGGACCCTCGCCATCTCGCCGAGGAGGCGGGCGTTGAACTCGGGCGCTTGAACCTGGTGCAACTCCGCGCATTGGCGGTGCTCGCCCTCGTAGTCACCCTGTGGTGCACGGAGTCTTGGCACGGCCTTTCAGCGGCGCTGGTGGCACTCGCCGGGGCGGTGCTGATCACCGTGCCGAAGGCAGGCACGGTGGCGCTCGACTCCGCATTGTCTTCGGTTCCGTGGTCGCTGCTGCTGTTCATGGTGGCCACCACCGCACTCGGGTCGGCGCTGAACCAGTCCGGCGCGGCGCAGTGGCTCGCGGAGGCGGCAATGGGCCACCACACGGGCAACGCGTTCGTGGTGCTCGCGGGGATCGTGGGCGTCAGCGTCGCCGCGCACCTGGTGCTGCAGTCGCGTTCGGCGCGATCGTCGGTACTGGTCCCCTTGATCCTGCCGCTGGCGGCGGTTTCCGGGCTGAACCCGGTCGCCGCGGCGTTCGCCTCGACGGTGGCGGCGGGCTTCTGCCACACACTGCCCGCCTCGGCCAAGCCGGTGGCGTTGTTCAGCGGAATCTCCACCGTGCCCACCTATCACCGGAGCGATCTGCTGAAGCTCTCGGTGCTGCTCGGCCCGCTCGTCGCGGGACTCGTCCTGTTGTTCGCCACGGCCGTCTGGCCGCGGCTCGGCCTGCCGCTCTACCTCCAGGAGATGAAATGA
- a CDS encoding glycerate kinase has protein sequence MTTPLRLVIAPSGFKESLSAEAVADAIATGVRRVAPTALLDTVPLVDGGEGSARTLAESTGGKLVPVTVTGPVSAPVTAPLALLGGPGPRTAVVEMAAAAGLRLVPADQRDPGRTTTYGVGELIRSALDLGCARILIGCGDSGTCDGGAGALTALGARITGRNGSPLPLGGYALKDATALDTSRLDPRLRDTELIVACNPCNVLTGDCGVATVFGPQKGATPAQVDALAAAMSRWADLLETSSGLDLRLAPGSGASGGLGAGLAGALGAKLRSRFEVLLDQFDLNARISAADLVITAEGTIDAQTVRGKVPGEVARLAKRHHVPVIALAGTIGAGAETTRSAGIDAFSGILATPSTLADAIRDADALLTDATERALRLIMVGTHLTPAAEHADARGLPA, from the coding sequence ATGACCACGCCCCTGCGTCTGGTGATCGCCCCGAGCGGGTTCAAGGAGTCCTTGTCCGCCGAAGCGGTGGCGGACGCCATCGCCACCGGGGTCCGGCGCGTGGCACCCACCGCGTTGCTCGACACCGTGCCCCTCGTGGACGGCGGCGAAGGCTCGGCCCGCACACTCGCCGAGAGCACCGGCGGCAAGCTGGTTCCGGTGACGGTGACCGGACCGGTCAGTGCTCCGGTGACCGCGCCGCTGGCACTGCTGGGCGGACCGGGACCACGCACCGCGGTGGTCGAGATGGCGGCCGCCGCCGGGTTGCGGCTGGTCCCGGCCGACCAGCGGGATCCAGGGCGCACCACTACGTACGGGGTCGGCGAGCTGATCCGGTCCGCTTTGGACCTCGGCTGCGCCCGCATCCTCATCGGCTGTGGTGACTCCGGGACCTGCGACGGTGGGGCGGGCGCGCTGACCGCGCTGGGCGCCAGGATCACCGGGCGCAACGGCAGCCCCCTGCCACTCGGCGGGTATGCGCTCAAGGACGCAACGGCCTTGGACACGAGCAGGCTGGACCCGCGCCTTCGCGACACCGAACTGATCGTGGCCTGCAACCCGTGCAACGTGCTCACCGGCGACTGCGGTGTCGCCACCGTGTTCGGACCGCAGAAGGGCGCCACACCGGCCCAGGTCGACGCCCTCGCAGCGGCGATGTCCCGCTGGGCCGACCTGCTCGAAACATCCAGCGGCCTCGACCTGCGGCTCGCCCCGGGCAGCGGCGCGTCCGGTGGCTTGGGCGCTGGCCTGGCGGGTGCGCTGGGCGCAAAGCTGCGGTCGCGGTTCGAGGTCCTGCTCGACCAGTTCGATCTGAACGCGCGCATCAGCGCCGCCGACCTGGTGATCACCGCCGAGGGCACCATCGACGCCCAGACCGTGCGCGGCAAGGTGCCCGGCGAGGTGGCGAGACTGGCAAAACGCCACCATGTTCCGGTCATCGCCCTCGCCGGCACCATCGGCGCCGGCGCCGAGACCACCCGTAGCGCCGGGATCGACGCGTTCAGCGGCATTCTCGCCACCCCCAGCACTCTGGCCGACGCCATCCGAGACGCCGACGCCCTGCTCACCGACGCCACCGAACGCGCACTGCGCCTCATCATGGTCGGCACGCACTTGACACCGGCGGCCGAGCACGCCGACGCACGCGGACTACCGGCGTAA
- a CDS encoding DUF222 domain-containing protein translates to MSDPLEEILLAMKSTAAEIARLEGRLARQVASFVRASPVRRGVAEELAMALCLTKFKAHALINHAEGLVDHFPVVLGMVESGAVPMASAVAVHDAAAWLVGEKAAVVDEVMAGRLSGKNPTQARRSANAAVARADPEGLEERVRKQQEDRSFGLRHKASGIAGLFLDNASVEKAVAAYVCVDQQARRLRNGGDTRTLAQLRADVALDMLLGKQFGGEVKAHVYLYLDALTYAGLRESPAQLAGHGPIPASLARHIASGTKTVFQRIITDPVSGQVMELGRRRYRPKAGLAELVRVRDRECRRPGCTRPAQFSDLDHCDRTGKGWKNGCPTGPATLVGLCRACHRLRDVPGWHHAVDPDATLTIKTPAGQTYTSRPEALRP, encoded by the coding sequence GTGTCTGATCCTCTTGAGGAGATTCTCCTCGCGATGAAATCCACTGCCGCCGAGATCGCCCGGCTTGAAGGGCGGCTGGCACGGCAGGTGGCCTCGTTCGTCCGTGCGTCTCCGGTGAGGCGTGGGGTGGCCGAGGAGTTGGCGATGGCGTTGTGCCTGACGAAGTTCAAGGCGCACGCGCTGATCAATCACGCCGAGGGGCTGGTGGATCACTTTCCTGTCGTGCTGGGCATGGTGGAAAGTGGCGCCGTGCCAATGGCTTCGGCGGTGGCGGTGCACGATGCGGCCGCTTGGCTGGTCGGCGAGAAGGCAGCCGTGGTTGACGAGGTGATGGCTGGTCGGCTGTCCGGGAAGAATCCCACGCAGGCGCGACGGTCGGCCAACGCGGCGGTCGCGCGGGCCGATCCGGAGGGCCTCGAAGAGCGGGTTCGCAAGCAGCAAGAGGACCGCTCATTTGGATTGCGCCACAAGGCTTCCGGGATCGCAGGGTTGTTCTTGGACAACGCGTCGGTCGAGAAGGCGGTTGCGGCGTATGTGTGCGTGGATCAGCAAGCCCGTCGGTTGAGGAACGGCGGGGATACTCGCACGTTGGCTCAGCTTCGAGCTGATGTGGCACTGGATATGTTGTTGGGTAAGCAGTTCGGTGGTGAGGTCAAGGCGCACGTGTATTTGTACCTGGACGCGTTGACCTACGCCGGGTTGCGTGAGAGTCCGGCTCAGCTGGCCGGGCACGGTCCGATCCCCGCGTCGCTGGCTCGCCACATCGCTTCCGGAACGAAAACCGTGTTCCAGCGGATCATCACCGACCCGGTAAGCGGGCAGGTGATGGAGTTGGGGCGGCGAAGATACCGGCCCAAAGCCGGGTTGGCCGAGCTGGTGCGGGTGCGGGATCGCGAATGCCGTCGTCCCGGGTGTACTCGGCCCGCGCAGTTCAGCGACCTCGACCATTGCGACCGCACCGGCAAGGGTTGGAAGAACGGCTGTCCGACCGGGCCGGCGACGCTGGTCGGGTTGTGCCGGGCCTGCCACCGGCTCCGCGACGTGCCCGGCTGGCACCACGCCGTCGACCCCGACGCCACCTTGACGATCAAGACGCCGGCCGGCCAGACCTACACGAGCAGGCCGGAGGCGCTGAGACCATAG